In a single window of the Bactrocera dorsalis isolate Fly_Bdor chromosome 2, ASM2337382v1, whole genome shotgun sequence genome:
- the LOC125776633 gene encoding uncharacterized protein LOC125776633, which yields MDSKLKKILLLFAANQEESNKYLAALNSCSREYKVAIQQSEQELRIRRARVISIYYEILMLTTIPLCKKINPRSIWAYKRHGNFWEKDVPSMNDRVFKETFRMSRATFEILCEYVKGITKQDSCYRKCIPLQKRVAVAVYTLKSSAEYETVARLFGVSKAIVSEIFLAFCQEVWQSLRPIYLAEQLSNSEKVDECVHGFEKLGFPQCLGAIDGCHIKVRPPGKDCTDYYNYKGWYSTVLFALVDYRYRFLYINVGCPGRCNDSKIFQCSKLNTALKDPIFTAKSKTINGVNVPVGVMGDSAFRFANNLMKPYPFQVHPPEHEKIFNYQLSKCRRVVGNAFGHLKARFRRIGKGVDNHIKNVPLIIKAACTLHNFLNCHNDVINQKWIEEQTTYENSVRLEQPEHTDAVADFEAEPEIIRRAIANSFYSGVVDSPASSSLEMNWDWLLVEG from the exons atggattcaaaattgaaaaaaattttacttttgtttgctGCAAACCAAgaagaaagcaataaatatcTAGCTGCATTAAATTCCTGTAGCCGAGAATATAAAGTTGCTATCCAACAAAGTGAGCAGGAATTACGGATACGAAGAGCTCGAGTAATATCGATTTATTATGAAATACTAATGTTGACAACAATACCTCTTTGTAAGAAAATAAACCCAAGAAGTATTTGGGCATAC aAGCGACATGGGAACTTCTGGGAAAAGGATGTTCCATCAATGAACGACCGCGTTTTTAAGGAAACCTTTCGCATGAGCAGGGCAACCTTTGAAATATTGTGTGAATATGTCAAAGGTATTACCAAACAGGATTCATGCTATAGGAAGTGCATCCCATTGCAGAAAAGGGTAGCTGTTGCCGTCTACACATTAAAATCATCGGCGGAGTATGAAACTGTTGCACGACTATTCGGTGTTTCGAAGGCAATCGTCAGCGAAATATTTCTTGCTTTTTGCCAAGAAGTGTGGCAATCATTGCGTCCCATTTATTTGGCAGAACAATTAAGCAATAGTGAAAAAGTGGATGAGTGTGTTCATGGGTTTGAGAAGCTTGGCTTTCCGCAATGTCTTGGTGCCATAGACGGTTGCCACATTAAAGTTCGGCCACCTGGGAAGGATTGCACGGACTATTACAATTATAAGGGGTGGTACTCCACAGTTTTATTTGCCCTTGTAGATTATAG ATATCGCTTCCTCTACATTAATGTTGGCTGCCCAGGTCGATGCAATgactcaaaaatttttcaatgtaGCAAACTAAATACTGCATTGAAGGACCCAATCTTCACTGCAAAAAGCAAAACTATTAATGGCGTGAACGTTCCTGTGGGCGTTATGGGTGATTCGGCTTTCCGATTTGCCAACAATCTAATGAAGCCCTATCCATTCCAAGTACATCCTCCAGagcatgaaaaaatttttaattaccaaTTGTCCAAATGCCGAAGAGTGGTGGGAAATGCTTTTGGACACCTAAAGGCTCGATTTAGGAGAATAGGGAAAGGAGTCGACAACCACATCAAAAATGTTCCTCTTATAATTAAAGCAGCCTGTACATTgcataactttttaaattgtcATAATGATGTCATCAACCAAAAATGGATAGAAGAACAAACCACTTACGAAAATAGTGTACGCCTGGAACAGCCCGAGCACACAGATGCTGTAGCAGATTTTGAAGCAGAACCTGAAATAATTAGAAGAGCGATTGCGAATTCATTTT ATTCCGGAGTCGTCGACAGTCCTGCAAGCTCATCGCTCGAAATGAATTGGGATTGGCTGCTCGTCGAAGGGTAG